A window from Lachnoanaerobaculum umeaense encodes these proteins:
- a CDS encoding N-acetylmuramoyl-L-alanine amidase family protein, which produces MKRKTIKAKLAAVLSASMAFTMLAPAMPAYAADATIIFDFDTNTPSLDPGIAPHQITHQITVSGPLGALINTNSAGLQTDTNGVFLPWGNGATAYPTQPDGSGYTGTVGGKTWGTGGLDLKGYKIRGFRKAAGNGDFPRPYLDSKRYQNTTYYATLIADENIPSAMKLSETHVKDTSDPSTTYFPSPNNTPVQYPVLKDINERPKEIPGYVVSGLTVSGDGMASVAKQAGLTLTAGATSLSVPNPYVLNFKTTNKDVNIEYKYKVSDDKFSLKVVDTVWNNIGSAAHPARGTLKSQNQRPIPAVSNKQVLTSVDAAGIKVNSKYVHIASPAPSTPSRYILDPDNPVTIKYDWGTPNSTSGKFTTAKDGTSGDILNIIPAKDDTDYRCIKVGNAASGYEITGQIPNQGVTVTYNYYENPDYYTLINVKYVDNEGKDIFNKVKAANTSAFIDISTVVPPAEPNIGVMYTDGDHAYMRVKNTSTSIDYDIPVPVLNDYISAGTDISKLPTITTDKLVDWNSSYTYIYTNPAGRNQTAPNANQAGWSATNPKYTVSIDKDGDGTGETPLSSASLVVTYTIDPNKVANVAAIGVGTGDLYTDGGPATGHIYGTLPTDIKQLSRKPSTVANHYSLEIQQSDLPTPVPATGYRFAGWKYNGTDITSFPATIDVPNSENNASIIGTFEKNENQWNEYKLATGNSHVRLLGGDKATVVNVGSGGNSLNSIPFSAISSYTQGMAISVDPGYTVEWHTQSDTVLNSNSNIAGMNGQTFTAFGVSTAPEAVYTPTITGDLNNAGKPVITIDPLLPAAMDSRLKYVVTDADGNVVAVVPGSKLMVEGGNIMGDFLTPGNTYNVATALSTTPIAGSPIPFGAAGISAISTTQIPVALTPQVIEDPSNPGRASITITPTATNTEYALVDDNGNEVYPFTTPTNDTSGVGSVTFGNLNPGTTYHVVPRPIGSSDTPAQRQASGADLPVATNNFGLSVNTFDVTVIANNAPLPANFKIGGQTETDINKLRNLAPGTAVEILAQPLDNAANTFKEWKVINGDFSGTTNARITFTMPNKPVKIQAIYDVAGLDWDNNVYNDNIASGKHIGVVNPIVSDTGRFRVIIDKDSVSNPLKALVEETLTDHYHPIFAMTARLQKLDVATNVWEDYPGDIDLDTTVETGALLSTRDYTLHELATGSNAAMAVSGDFENPTTTYPGQFDITLKSGKTYIFGYTTPAIYKIKVRDNRDNDLITTLTLRSTETVQDKASLYSHKITSDYIDNNGITWHYEGLSTDKDTYQDYDPTFRVTSDETVYVFYSNDKAERAKAEKDLKSAVSAARNNLNNYDAPSQALLLAQLADAQAILDRINRKSSTSELEAALDALNNLLATLQPRKSGGGGGGRGGSGGGSGSAGKKSTGQNSGIRVGLDGNWELTNPAEAQANPDGSKWKFNLTNGGSVTGWAYLTYTYEGRTKSEWYHFGNDSIMDSGWFLDTNSNTWYYLSMDHDGFFGEMVKGWHYDGQDGRWYYLDPNSGAMHTGWSKIGGEFYYLNPTAPAQTWFFDNATGRWNFGDIKSRPLGSMYQNESTPDGYHVNESGAWR; this is translated from the coding sequence ATGAAAAGAAAGACAATAAAAGCAAAATTAGCTGCTGTATTGTCTGCCAGTATGGCATTTACCATGCTGGCACCGGCAATGCCGGCGTATGCAGCAGATGCAACTATAATATTCGATTTTGATACCAATACACCTTCATTGGATCCTGGTATTGCTCCACATCAAATTACACATCAAATTACAGTGAGTGGTCCGTTGGGTGCCCTTATAAATACTAATTCAGCAGGTCTTCAGACAGATACAAATGGTGTTTTTCTGCCATGGGGAAATGGAGCAACTGCATATCCAACACAACCAGACGGCAGTGGATATACAGGAACAGTTGGAGGAAAGACTTGGGGTACGGGTGGTCTCGATTTAAAGGGATATAAGATAAGAGGGTTTAGAAAAGCAGCAGGCAATGGCGACTTTCCAAGACCATATTTAGATAGTAAAAGATATCAGAATACAACATACTATGCTACTCTTATTGCTGATGAAAATATTCCTTCAGCAATGAAATTAAGTGAAACTCATGTAAAGGATACTTCAGATCCTAGTACAACATATTTCCCTTCACCAAATAATACTCCAGTTCAATATCCTGTACTTAAGGATATTAATGAAAGACCAAAAGAAATACCGGGATATGTAGTAAGCGGTTTAACCGTTTCAGGTGATGGTATGGCTAGTGTAGCTAAACAAGCAGGATTAACATTGACAGCAGGAGCTACTTCGTTGAGCGTTCCTAATCCATATGTATTGAACTTTAAGACAACAAATAAGGATGTAAATATAGAGTATAAGTATAAAGTCAGTGATGATAAATTTTCATTAAAAGTTGTTGATACAGTATGGAATAATATCGGTAGTGCAGCTCATCCTGCTCGTGGTACGTTAAAGTCTCAGAATCAGAGACCAATTCCGGCAGTTTCAAATAAACAAGTACTTACATCAGTTGATGCTGCTGGCATAAAGGTAAATAGCAAATATGTTCATATAGCATCACCTGCACCAAGTACTCCAAGTAGATATATACTTGATCCTGATAATCCGGTCACTATAAAATATGACTGGGGTACACCAAATAGTACTTCAGGAAAGTTTACAACTGCTAAGGATGGAACTTCAGGCGATATACTTAATATAATACCTGCAAAGGATGATACAGATTATAGATGTATCAAAGTAGGCAATGCCGCTAGTGGTTATGAGATTACCGGACAGATTCCTAACCAGGGAGTAACAGTAACATATAATTACTATGAGAATCCTGACTATTACACTCTTATAAATGTAAAATATGTGGATAATGAGGGTAAAGATATATTCAATAAGGTAAAGGCTGCAAATACAAGTGCATTTATAGATATATCAACTGTTGTACCTCCTGCGGAGCCTAATATAGGGGTAATGTATACAGATGGTGACCATGCATATATGAGAGTGAAGAATACAAGTACAAGTATTGACTATGATATTCCTGTACCGGTATTGAATGATTATATAAGTGCAGGTACAGATATAAGCAAATTGCCAACCATCACTACTGACAAATTAGTAGACTGGAACAGTTCATATACATATATATATACTAATCCAGCCGGTAGAAATCAGACAGCTCCTAATGCAAATCAAGCTGGATGGTCTGCTACGAACCCAAAGTATACTGTAAGTATAGATAAAGATGGTGATGGTACAGGTGAAACACCTTTAAGCAGTGCAAGCTTAGTAGTAACATATACTATTGATCCTAATAAGGTGGCAAATGTTGCTGCTATAGGTGTGGGAACAGGTGATCTTTATACTGATGGAGGCCCTGCAACCGGACATATATATGGAACCCTTCCTACAGATATAAAACAGCTTTCAAGAAAGCCAAGCACAGTTGCAAATCATTATTCATTGGAGATTCAGCAGTCTGATTTACCTACACCTGTACCGGCGACAGGATATAGGTTTGCAGGTTGGAAATATAATGGCACAGATATTACGTCATTCCCTGCTACTATAGATGTTCCTAATTCAGAAAATAATGCATCTATAATAGGTACATTTGAGAAGAATGAAAATCAGTGGAATGAATATAAACTTGCTACAGGGAATTCACATGTAAGGCTTTTAGGTGGAGATAAAGCAACTGTAGTAAATGTTGGAAGTGGAGGGAATTCACTAAATAGTATTCCATTTAGTGCTATAAGTAGTTATACTCAGGGTATGGCTATTTCAGTTGATCCAGGATATACAGTTGAATGGCATACTCAGTCAGATACTGTACTTAATTCTAATTCTAATATAGCAGGAATGAATGGTCAGACATTTACAGCATTTGGTGTAAGTACAGCACCTGAGGCAGTATACACACCCACAATAACAGGTGATTTGAACAATGCAGGTAAACCTGTAATTACTATTGATCCTCTATTACCTGCAGCTATGGATTCAAGATTAAAATATGTTGTTACAGATGCTGATGGTAATGTAGTGGCAGTAGTTCCTGGGTCAAAATTAATGGTAGAAGGTGGAAATATTATGGGAGATTTCCTCACACCTGGAAATACATACAATGTTGCTACAGCACTTTCTACTACTCCAATAGCAGGAAGTCCTATTCCTTTCGGAGCAGCAGGTATCAGTGCAATTAGCACTACACAAATTCCTGTAGCATTAACCCCACAAGTTATAGAAGATCCTTCAAATCCAGGAAGAGCAAGTATTACTATAACACCTACAGCAACTAATACAGAGTATGCATTAGTAGATGACAACGGAAATGAAGTTTATCCATTTACTACACCAACAAATGATACAAGTGGAGTTGGTTCAGTAACATTTGGGAACTTAAATCCTGGAACTACATATCATGTTGTTCCTAGACCTATAGGAAGTAGTGATACTCCTGCACAAAGACAAGCATCAGGTGCAGATTTACCTGTAGCTACAAATAACTTTGGATTAAGTGTAAACACATTTGATGTTACTGTGATTGCAAATAATGCACCACTTCCGGCAAACTTTAAGATAGGTGGACAAACAGAAACAGATATCAATAAACTAAGAAATCTTGCACCCGGAACAGCAGTAGAGATTCTTGCACAGCCACTTGATAATGCTGCAAACACATTTAAAGAGTGGAAAGTTATAAATGGTGATTTCTCAGGAACAACCAATGCCAGAATTACATTCACAATGCCAAATAAACCGGTAAAAATTCAGGCAATATATGATGTTGCAGGTTTAGATTGGGATAATAATGTTTATAATGACAATATAGCATCAGGAAAGCATATCGGTGTTGTAAATCCTATAGTTTCAGACACAGGCAGATTTAGAGTTATTATTGATAAGGACAGTGTTAGCAATCCTTTAAAGGCTCTTGTAGAAGAGACTTTGACAGATCATTACCATCCAATATTTGCTATGACTGCAAGGTTACAGAAACTAGATGTAGCAACTAATGTATGGGAAGACTATCCGGGTGATATTGATCTTGATACAACAGTTGAAACAGGAGCGTTGTTATCAACTAGGGATTATACACTTCATGAGCTTGCAACCGGATCAAATGCGGCTATGGCAGTTAGTGGCGATTTTGAGAATCCTACAACAACATATCCGGGTCAGTTTGATATTACTTTGAAGTCGGGAAAGACTTATATATTTGGTTATACAACACCTGCTATATACAAGATTAAGGTAAGAGATAATAGAGATAATGATCTTATAACAACTCTTACATTGAGATCTACAGAAACTGTACAAGATAAGGCAAGTCTATATTCACATAAGATAACAAGTGATTATATTGATAACAATGGTATTACATGGCACTATGAGGGATTGAGTACAGATAAGGATACATATCAGGATTATGATCCGACATTCAGAGTAACATCAGATGAAACTGTATATGTATTTTACTCAAATGATAAGGCTGAAAGAGCAAAAGCTGAAAAAGACTTAAAGTCTGCAGTAAGTGCCGCACGAAATAATTTAAATAATTACGATGCACCTTCACAGGCATTATTACTAGCACAATTAGCTGATGCACAGGCAATACTTGATAGGATTAATAGGAAGTCATCTACATCTGAACTTGAGGCGGCACTTGATGCATTGAATAATCTTCTTGCTACTCTACAGCCAAGAAAATCTGGCGGTGGCGGCGGTGGCCGTGGAGGTTCAGGCGGTGGCTCAGGCAGTGCCGGCAAAAAGTCAACCGGACAGAACTCAGGTATCAGAGTTGGACTAGATGGTAACTGGGAGCTTACAAATCCTGCTGAGGCTCAGGCTAACCCTGATGGTAGCAAATGGAAATTCAACCTTACAAATGGTGGAAGTGTTACAGGTTGGGCTTACTTGACCTACACGTATGAAGGAAGAACAAAGTCTGAGTGGTATCACTTTGGAAATGACAGCATCATGGATTCAGGATGGTTCTTAGATACAAATAGCAATACTTGGTATTATCTATCTATGGATCATGACGGATTCTTTGGTGAGATGGTAAAGGGATGGCATTATGATGGCCAGGATGGCAGATGGTACTATCTTGATCCAAATAGTGGTGCAATGCACACGGGTTGGAGTAAGATTGGTGGAGAGTTCTATTACTTAAATCCAACTGCACCTGCACAGACATGGTTCTTTGATAATGCTACAGGTAGATGGAATTTTGGTGACATAAAATCTAGACCTCTAGGTTCAATGTATCAGAATGAAAGTACACCTGACGGTTATCATGTAAATGAAAGCGGAGCTTGGAGATAA
- the upp gene encoding uracil phosphoribosyltransferase: MSKVYINNHPLVQHKISILRNKTTGTNEFRSLVGEIAMLMGYEALNDLPTEEVEVETPLETCMTEMISGRKMAIVPILRAGLGMVDGILNLVPASKVGHIGLYRDETTHTPVEYYCKLPSPIEERIIVVTDPMLATGGSAIDAISQIKKHGGKKIKFMCIIAAPEGLKALEEAHPDIQIYVGHLDRQLNSDAYICPGLGDAGDRIFGTK, from the coding sequence ATGTCAAAAGTTTATATTAATAATCATCCATTAGTTCAACATAAAATATCAATATTGCGTAATAAGACTACAGGAACCAATGAATTCAGATCACTTGTTGGTGAAATTGCAATGCTGATGGGATATGAAGCATTAAATGATCTACCTACTGAAGAGGTTGAGGTTGAAACTCCGCTCGAAACTTGTATGACTGAGATGATTTCAGGTAGGAAGATGGCAATAGTACCGATACTTAGAGCAGGTCTTGGTATGGTAGATGGTATTCTTAATCTGGTTCCTGCTTCAAAGGTCGGACATATAGGACTTTATAGAGATGAAACCACTCATACACCGGTAGAATACTACTGTAAGCTTCCAAGTCCAATAGAGGAGAGAATCATAGTTGTAACAGATCCTATGTTAGCAACCGGAGGTTCTGCTATAGATGCCATTTCTCAGATCAAAAAGCATGGTGGTAAGAAAATAAAATTTATGTGTATCATTGCAGCTCCTGAAGGTCTTAAAGCTCTGGAAGAAGCTCATCCTGATATACAAATATATGTAGGTCATTTAGATAGACAATTAAACTCTGATGCTTATATATGCCCCGGTCTTGGCGATGCAGGCGATAGAATATTTGGAACAAAATAA
- a CDS encoding IS1634 family transposase, whose translation MAYFLRKEKKKKGTYLQMYESFWDKDKKQPRTRNVKSFGYVEDLTSDEIPDPIKFYSDYVKEQNENRTKVLSEESRPRAFSTPVELNIGHFLLYSLIDELDVKETIDILASQMRFQFSVFDLITQLIYARVISPCSKSKTASHVFPYIYGSSTISEDQVYDGCSFIGESYKKYIDLFNHSYEKYFKRDLSNVFFDCTNYYFEIDLPSDDKQKGPSKENRHSPIIGQALLLDADLVPVSMQMYPGNESEKPYIRKVIEEMKQRHSVSGKTIQVADKGLNCARNIYAAVKEASDGYIFSKSIHGKNLSEKEKKWVLLENDTNVFSNYTDERGNISFRLKSCIDSFDYSFKEIDPETGKECVTRFSVKEKRIVSYNPNLAKKQRLEIMKMVDKASKFSTYKNIAKDELGDCAKYVDIITKDSTGKTIKPIIDLNKSKIDEDLKYAGYNLLVTSEIDMEPLQVYKTYHSLWKIEESFRLTKSYLDARPVYLQKKETIYGHFLICYLSLFLLRVLEIKCFKNKINSYDLINFMRDFRVVNKGDDTYINISRNQAVNEKVKKLVGFSNLDALYLTKAEVDNFFQNCMLLYT comes from the coding sequence ATGGCTTATTTTTTGAGAAAAGAAAAGAAGAAAAAAGGTACTTATCTTCAGATGTATGAATCATTTTGGGATAAGGATAAAAAGCAACCAAGAACAAGAAATGTAAAATCTTTTGGTTACGTTGAAGATCTGACTTCAGATGAGATTCCGGATCCGATTAAATTTTATAGCGATTATGTAAAAGAGCAAAATGAGAATAGAACAAAAGTTCTTTCTGAAGAATCCCGTCCTCGTGCATTTTCCACTCCTGTTGAACTTAATATAGGACACTTCTTGCTCTACTCATTGATTGATGAGCTTGATGTTAAGGAAACTATTGATATACTTGCTTCTCAAATGCGTTTTCAGTTCTCTGTATTTGACTTAATTACACAACTTATTTATGCAAGGGTTATATCACCATGCTCTAAGTCAAAGACAGCCTCTCATGTCTTTCCATACATTTACGGCAGCTCTACAATCTCTGAAGACCAAGTATATGACGGGTGTTCTTTCATAGGAGAGTCTTATAAGAAGTACATTGATTTGTTTAATCACTCTTATGAAAAGTATTTTAAAAGAGATTTAAGCAATGTATTTTTCGATTGTACTAATTATTACTTTGAAATTGATCTTCCTAGCGATGACAAGCAAAAGGGACCTTCAAAAGAGAATAGGCACTCTCCGATAATAGGGCAGGCTTTACTTTTAGATGCTGATCTAGTACCTGTCTCCATGCAAATGTATCCCGGAAATGAATCGGAAAAGCCATATATTAGAAAAGTTATTGAAGAAATGAAGCAACGACACAGCGTATCAGGCAAGACAATTCAGGTGGCTGATAAAGGCCTTAATTGTGCAAGAAATATTTATGCTGCAGTTAAAGAAGCTAGTGACGGCTATATATTTTCAAAATCAATACATGGTAAGAATCTAAGTGAAAAGGAAAAGAAATGGGTTCTACTTGAGAATGATACAAATGTCTTTTCTAATTACACTGATGAAAGAGGTAATATATCTTTTCGTCTTAAATCCTGTATTGACAGCTTTGATTACAGTTTTAAAGAGATTGATCCGGAAACAGGAAAAGAGTGTGTTACAAGGTTTTCTGTAAAAGAAAAGCGTATCGTCTCTTATAATCCTAACCTTGCAAAGAAACAAAGGCTTGAAATAATGAAAATGGTCGATAAAGCTTCAAAGTTTTCTACATACAAAAATATCGCTAAAGATGAACTTGGAGATTGTGCTAAATATGTAGACATTATAACTAAAGATAGTACAGGCAAGACAATAAAGCCTATAATAGATTTAAATAAATCTAAGATTGATGAAGATCTTAAATATGCAGGATATAATCTTTTAGTGACATCCGAAATAGATATGGAGCCATTACAGGTATATAAAACATACCATAGCCTATGGAAGATCGAAGAATCTTTTAGACTTACAAAATCATACCTGGATGCAAGACCCGTTTATTTACAGAAAAAAGAAACAATCTATGGGCATTTTTTGATATGCTACCTTAGCTTGTTTCTTTTAAGAGTATTAGAAATCAAGTGTTTCAAGAATAAAATAAACTCTTATGACTTGATCAACTTTATGCGTGATTTTAGGGTGGTAAATAAAGGTGATGATACATATATCAATATATCAAGAAACCAGGCCGTTAACGAAAAGGTTAAAAAACTGGTTGGTTTTAGTAACCTTGATGCCCTCTATTTAACCAAAGCTGAAGTCGACAATTTCTTTCAAAACTGCATGCTCTTGTATACCTAG
- the sdaAB gene encoding L-serine ammonia-lyase, iron-sulfur-dependent subunit beta, whose amino-acid sequence MAFISIFDVLGPNMIGPSSSHTAGACVISFLARKMIGGNPKKVEFILYGSFANTYKGHGTDRALLGGLMGFGTDDVRIRDSFHIASERGIEYKFTPNSELTEIHPNTVDVCMEDEEGRKVTVRGESLGGGKVRIVKIDQVDIDFSGEYSAIIAVHMDRPGVIAYITKALSENNINIAFMKLYRESKGNRAYTIIESDERIPDDIKVGLFKNKNISQVMIVQ is encoded by the coding sequence ATGGCATTTATCAGTATTTTTGATGTACTTGGTCCAAATATGATTGGGCCGTCAAGTTCACATACAGCAGGTGCCTGTGTGATATCTTTTTTGGCAAGAAAAATGATTGGTGGCAACCCTAAGAAGGTGGAGTTTATCTTATATGGCTCTTTTGCCAATACATATAAAGGACATGGAACAGACAGGGCTTTACTTGGTGGACTTATGGGATTTGGTACAGATGATGTAAGAATTAGAGATTCATTCCATATTGCAAGTGAGAGAGGAATTGAGTATAAATTCACACCAAATAGTGAGTTAACAGAGATTCATCCAAATACTGTTGATGTATGTATGGAAGATGAAGAAGGTAGAAAGGTTACAGTCAGAGGTGAGTCACTAGGTGGTGGAAAGGTTAGGATAGTTAAGATTGACCAGGTAGATATAGACTTCTCAGGTGAGTACAGTGCCATTATAGCAGTACATATGGATAGACCCGGAGTTATAGCTTATATTACCAAGGCACTTAGTGAGAATAATATAAATATCGCATTTATGAAACTCTATAGAGAGTCGAAGGGAAATAGGGCATATACTATTATAGAGTCTGATGAAAGAATTCCGGATGATATAAAGGTAGGGTTATTTAAAAACAAAAATATATCACAGGTTATGATAGTTCAATAG
- the sdaAA gene encoding L-serine ammonia-lyase, iron-sulfur-dependent, subunit alpha, whose amino-acid sequence MDFSNARELLELCDKNNLLISEIMKIRECYESTSSKEEIKNKMNRVLEIMRDSATTPIKTPMKSMGGLIGGEARNIHEHMEQGKNIGGSMLSRAMMYAMAVLECNASMGLIVAAPTAGSSGVVPGLLLAMQDEYDITNEKIIDALFTSGAIGYLAMRNATVAGAVGGCQAEMGVAAAMAAAGAVELMGGTPRQCLDAASTVLMNMLGLVCDPVGGLVEYPCQNRNVAGVANALVAAEMSLAGITQLIPFDEMLDTMYKVGKRMPVELRETALGGCAVTPSACEACGKCR is encoded by the coding sequence ATGGATTTTAGTAATGCAAGAGAACTTTTGGAACTTTGTGATAAAAACAATTTATTAATTTCTGAAATAATGAAGATAAGAGAATGTTATGAAAGCACAAGTTCAAAAGAAGAAATAAAAAATAAAATGAATAGAGTTCTTGAAATTATGAGAGACTCTGCAACAACACCTATAAAGACTCCAATGAAATCTATGGGCGGTCTTATAGGTGGAGAGGCGAGAAATATACATGAACATATGGAGCAGGGTAAAAATATAGGCGGATCTATGCTTAGCAGAGCTATGATGTATGCTATGGCTGTACTTGAGTGTAATGCCTCAATGGGACTTATAGTGGCAGCACCTACAGCAGGATCTTCAGGCGTAGTACCGGGACTGCTTTTGGCAATGCAGGATGAGTATGATATTACTAATGAAAAGATAATTGATGCCTTGTTCACATCAGGTGCTATAGGCTATCTTGCAATGCGAAATGCTACAGTTGCAGGAGCAGTTGGAGGATGTCAGGCAGAGATGGGTGTAGCTGCCGCTATGGCTGCTGCAGGTGCTGTTGAGCTTATGGGAGGTACTCCAAGGCAATGTCTGGATGCGGCATCTACTGTACTTATGAACATGTTGGGACTTGTATGTGATCCGGTAGGCGGACTTGTGGAATATCCTTGTCAAAATAGAAATGTTGCAGGAGTTGCCAATGCCTTGGTTGCAGCAGAGATGTCACTTGCAGGTATAACTCAGCTAATACCTTTTGATGAAATGCTTGATACTATGTATAAAGTTGGAAAGAGAATGCCGGTTGAGCTAAGAGAAACAGCACTTGGTGGATGTGCAGTTACGCCAAGTGCTTGTGAAGCCTGTGGTAAATGTAGATAA
- a CDS encoding RelA/SpoT family protein — protein MKEDKYNFLDENIETQIDKPADFTSPESLHEKLINIILHYHPSDDISMITKAYELAKKAHNNQKRKSGEPYIIHPICVAIILAELELDKETIAAGLLHDVIEDTAISFKELSDMFGVDVANLVDGVTKLTQLSLKNDKIEMQAENLRKMFLAMAKDIRVILIKLADRLHNMRTLQYMKPEKQKEKARETMDIYSPIAQRLGISKIKVELDDLSLKYLHPDVYYDLSEKLAFRKEQRQQFVDYIIQKFSEHLSEIKIKFQINGRVKHLFSIYKKMVNQNKTLDQIYDVFAIRIIVEDVAACYLALGTAHEIYKPIPGRFKDYIAMPKPNMYQSLHTTLISDTGQPFEVQIRTFEMHKTAEFGIAAHWKYKESGSGSVAKGSEDAKMNWLRQILEWQKDTSDNAEYLKVIKSDLDLFSDSVYCFTPNGDVKNLPAGSNPIDFAYSIHSAVGNKMVGARVNGKLVNIDYPLKSGDRVEIITSQNSKGPSRDWLNIIKSNQARTKIQQWFKNELKEDNIIRGKELLEKYCKAKGINWPEINKPQFQEKVMKRYAIKDWDSILASLGHGGLKEGQVINKMQEEQKKVAKKDISESALLESLSDNAANTNIRKKSKNGITVKGIEDIAVRFSKCCNPVPGDEIVGFITRGRGVSIHRTDCINVMNLPSDDRTRLIPAEWQEFEDSKLEEKYQTELQIYAHNRTGLIFDIIKIFSENNITINNMNARTNKQDVSTINLVFDIKGREQLTSLIGKMRQIAGVIDIERATG, from the coding sequence ATGAAAGAAGATAAGTATAACTTTCTAGATGAAAATATAGAAACACAAATTGATAAACCGGCTGATTTTACATCACCGGAAAGTTTACATGAAAAACTTATAAATATCATATTGCATTATCATCCTTCAGATGATATCTCTATGATAACTAAAGCTTATGAGTTGGCAAAAAAAGCACATAATAATCAAAAGAGAAAATCAGGTGAACCGTATATCATTCACCCTATTTGTGTTGCCATTATTCTTGCTGAGCTTGAGCTGGATAAAGAGACTATAGCAGCCGGACTTTTACATGATGTAATCGAAGATACTGCTATTTCATTTAAAGAGTTGTCTGATATGTTTGGAGTGGATGTTGCCAATCTTGTGGATGGAGTTACAAAGCTGACACAGCTTTCTCTAAAAAATGATAAGATAGAAATGCAGGCTGAAAATCTTCGAAAAATGTTTTTGGCTATGGCAAAGGACATTAGAGTTATTCTTATAAAACTTGCCGATAGGCTCCATAATATGCGTACACTTCAATATATGAAGCCTGAAAAGCAAAAGGAAAAAGCAAGGGAGACTATGGATATATATTCCCCTATTGCTCAAAGACTTGGTATTTCCAAAATAAAAGTAGAACTGGATGACCTTTCGTTAAAGTATCTACATCCCGATGTATACTATGATCTATCTGAAAAGTTGGCATTTAGAAAAGAACAAAGGCAACAATTTGTAGACTATATAATACAGAAGTTCAGTGAACATCTGTCAGAAATAAAAATAAAGTTTCAAATAAATGGTAGGGTAAAACATTTATTTTCTATTTATAAAAAGATGGTAAATCAAAATAAGACTTTGGATCAGATTTATGATGTATTTGCTATCAGAATAATTGTAGAGGATGTAGCTGCATGTTATTTAGCATTGGGTACGGCACATGAAATATATAAACCTATTCCTGGAAGATTCAAAGATTATATAGCAATGCCAAAGCCTAATATGTATCAGTCATTGCATACCACATTAATATCTGATACCGGCCAGCCTTTTGAAGTACAAATAAGAACCTTTGAAATGCATAAGACTGCAGAGTTCGGTATTGCCGCACACTGGAAATATAAGGAGAGTGGAAGCGGATCTGTCGCAAAGGGTTCAGAAGATGCTAAGATGAACTGGTTAAGACAAATCCTTGAGTGGCAAAAGGATACCTCAGACAATGCTGAATATCTTAAGGTTATAAAGAGCGATTTGGATCTGTTCTCAGACAGCGTATATTGTTTTACTCCAAATGGTGATGTTAAAAACTTGCCTGCAGGTTCAAACCCCATAGATTTCGCATACTCCATTCACTCTGCTGTAGGTAATAAGATGGTAGGTGCCAGAGTAAATGGAAAACTTGTAAATATTGACTACCCTCTAAAAAGCGGTGACAGAGTGGAGATCATAACCTCTCAAAACTCTAAAGGACCAAGTAGGGATTGGTTAAATATTATAAAGTCAAATCAAGCAAGGACAAAGATACAACAGTGGTTCAAGAATGAATTAAAGGAAGATAATATAATTCGTGGTAAGGAATTGCTTGAAAAGTATTGTAAAGCCAAGGGAATAAACTGGCCTGAGATCAATAAACCTCAGTTCCAGGAAAAGGTAATGAAACGATATGCCATCAAAGACTGGGATTCTATTTTGGCGTCCTTAGGGCATGGTGGTTTAAAAGAGGGCCAAGTCATCAATAAGATGCAGGAAGAGCAAAAGAAGGTTGCTAAAAAAGATATTTCAGAATCTGCTCTTTTGGAAAGCCTTAGTGATAATGCGGCTAATACCAATATTCGAAAAAAATCTAAAAATGGTATCACCGTAAAGGGGATAGAAGATATAGCAGTAAGATTCTCAAAATGTTGTAATCCTGTTCCCGGTGATGAAATAGTAGGTTTTATTACAAGAGGTAGAGGGGTATCTATACATAGAACTGACTGTATAAATGTAATGAACCTTCCTTCGGATGACAGAACAAGACTTATACCCGCTGAATGGCAAGAATTTGAGGATTCTAAACTGGAGGAAAAATACCAGACAGAGCTTCAGATTTACGCTCATAATCGTACAGGACTTATTTTTGATATCATTAAAATCTTCAGTGAAAATAATATTACTATCAACAATATGAATGCACGAACAAATAAACAAGATGTTTCCACCATAAATCTGGTCTTTGATATAAAGGGAAGAGAACAACTGACTTCTCTTATAGGAAAAATGAGACAGATTGCAGGTGTAATAGATATTGAAAGGGCTACAGGCTAA